The nucleotide window CACCTCCAGCCCCAGGTTCCACATGGTCTTCTCCAGCCAGGCCACCGGCATGCCCCTGTGGAGCGGGAGAGGTGGGATGGACCCCCCTCCCTCAAAATCCCTGGGGGTCACCCCCTAAATGAGCGATACCCCCAAGTCCCTTGCTCTCACCCCGCTTTCTTCTTGTGGCCGGCAAACTCCCGGGCGTAGGAGAGGGCCCTCTCACCAAAGAGGAACTGCTCCTCCACCATGGTGGAGCCCATGGCATTCTCCGACATGTAGGTGCGGGGGGCAAGGGGCTGGAAGGCCAAGGCCAGAAACCAGCCCAACCCCGCCACATAGCTCAGGGTGCTGCgggagaggagaaggggtgTCAGGGAGGGGGTCACCCCCTGGCAGCGGGTGCCAGGAGGTACCCCAGCCCCGGGGTagcccccctgacccccctcGGCACTCACCAGAGCGGGGTGTTGAGGCGCAGGACGAGGCGGGAGAGCGCCCGCCGGCAGTGGGGGTCCGACAGCAGCCCCATGGCGGGGGCTAGGGGCTGCTGAGCCTGGgctgctggcggggggggggagcgggtaGATGGGGTCCCCAACGGCACAGGGAGGGGGCTGGCCCCACGGGCACCCCTTGCCCGGGGCTGCCCAGCgacccagccagcccccccccgctcccagGGCCCCCAATGCACCCCCCCGGGATTTGCCCCCAAactccctgtccctgccctacctgcaccccccagcccccacccctgccccacaTGCTCCGCATAGCCCAGTACCCACCCCACACGGCCCCAGCCCtaccccacatccccccccagccccatcctctACACACCCCCACAgaccccatccctgccccacaTGCTCCCCATGGACCAGTACCCGCCCCACAGGGCCCCAGGTCTGCCCCACATGCACCCCACAGCCACCTACCCACCTCACAGACACCCCACggccctgcccctgccccacacacaccccctagGCCCCGTCCCTGCCCCACAccagcccccccggccccggccccatCCTCTACACACCCCCACAgggccccagccctgccccacacGCACCCCACAGCCACCTACCCACCCCACAGGCCCCCCACGGCCCCGTCCCGGCCCCCCCGGtgtcccctcaccccccccaaacctctcGGTCCCACCGCCCGCACAGGCCGCTCAATCGCCCGCGGAACGCGACAAGGCCGAGGGGGTGGAGCCCAGAGACATCGATGGGCACCGCCCGTCGTCCCCCGCTCTGCGCATGCGCCAGCAGGCGTGCAAATGTGGGTGTGCAACAGGGGGCGTGGGTGTGCAAGGAGGTGTGTGCGTGGGTGCGGGTGTGGGTGTGCGAGGGGTGTGGGTGTGTGAGAGGGGGCGTGCGTGCAAGGGGGTGTGTGCAAGGGAGGGGTGGGTGTGCGAATGCAGGTGTGCAAGGGGTGTGCGTGTGCAAATGTGGGTGAGCAAGGGCTGTGGGTGTGCAAGGGTGTGCACGCATGGGGGTGAGTGTGCAAGGGGTGCATGGGAGTGTGTGCAAGGGGCtgtgccgtggggctgggggtgcgtGCACAAGGGTGGAAGGGTCTCTGAGATGGGGCAATGGGGGCGTGCAAGGCAGGGTGGGCGTGCAAGGGGCTCTGCAACGGGAGGGGGTTTGGGCGTGCGAAGGGGGTGGGTGTACAAGGGGCACGCAAGGGAGCAGCGCAGTGGGGCTGCACAGTGGGAGTGGGTGTGCAAGGGGGTGTGCAAGGGGAGGCGCAAAGCAAGCGGAGCTCTGTCTGCAAGGAGGGGGCCGTGCCAGGACCCCCCAACACACCCCCATGCCGCATCAGCACCACGGTGCCAAGGGTCTGGCAGGGAGCCCTGGCATTGCTATACCTCAAGGGAAGGTGCACGGCACACACGGTGCACGGCACACATGGCCCACACGGTGTGTGGCACACACAGCACGTGGCCCACACGGCACACAGTGCACGGCACACATGGCGCACAGCACGGCAGATGGTGGCAGCCCTTTATTGACAAGGGGCTCGGGCTGGTgccgccccccagccccccccggcaTTGCCGTGGCAGCGGCCAGTGCCGCTCAGTCCCCCAGCAGTGCGGTGACCTCCCGCAGCCGTTCCCGCACCACCCGGTCCAGCACGGCGTGGAGAGCGCGGCAGGCCTGCCCAGCCGCCTCCAGCACCGCCTCCAGCCGCTCCTGGTGCAGGCGGGCGCTGAGCTGGAGGAGGGCGATCTGCCCCGACGCTGGCAGCAGCGCCAGCACCAGCCGTGGGCCCCCCACCGCCTCCTCGGGGGAGCTGAGGTCGGCCAGGGGGGTGTCCTCGGCCAGGCCAGCCGAGCAGGCGCAGACGTAGTCCCGCATGGGGATGCCGGCGTCCATTACCGCCAGCGTGGCCGCATTCACACCAGCGCAGTAGTTGCCGCCGTCAGCTTGCAGGATCTGGAGGAACGGCGGGTTTGGTgaggcggcggccgcgccggtgtgaaacccaccaccaccaccaccctcccctTTCCTTCGCGGGCAACGCCTCGTTCCCCCTCCCCGTCACCTGAACGTAGATGTCGATCTGTGAGCGGGGGTGCAGCTGGGTGAGGATGGCGGCCTCGAAGgtctgctggagctggagcgCCAGCTCGCCCGTCTGTCGGTCGCCACGGGGCCGCCGGCGGCGTTCGCCTGTGCCGAAGGTGGCCACGCTGTACTGGCAGTTCACCAACGCCCGGTCGGGCAGCGCCTTGCTGCGGGAGCCGCGCATCTGCGAGGACAGACAGACGTAGAGACAGACGGACAGAGAGAAGCGAGGGTCCAGAGCGGCGGGGCCCGGACGGGCCCGCTGAGGCCTCACCGGCCGTCACCTCTCACCTCGTGGGGGCCGTAGACCACGGCCAGCGCTTTGGTGTTGCCTTGCTCGATGTAGGCCGAGCCGTCGGCCTGCGCGAAGACTCCCATACGGGCGCGGATCTTACGGAGCTCGGCGGGACGGCGGCCGTCCGCCCGGTACCCCTCGTCCGACAGCAGCTCCGGCGCCGCCATCTTACCCGGCCTGCTCCCCGCGCCGGACTACGACTCCCGGCGTGCTCCGCGCCGGTAGAGGCGGGTTGGACTACAACTCCCGGCGTGCCCCGCGCCGGCCAGGGGACACGCCTCCTCCGCGCCCGAGGCCACGCCCCCCGCCACCGCCAGAGGCGACGCCCCCTCTGAGGCCACGCCCCCGCGGGGCCGGTGCTCGGCGCTGCCCGGGCCGGGGGCGAACGGTGGGGATCGGGGACCGAGCACCGGACCGAGCCGTtccgagccgtaccgagccgtACAGAGCCGTACCCGGCCGTCcggtcccgtcccgtcccgtcccgtccggTCCGGTCCCGCCAtggcagcggcggcggcagcgggccCCGGCGGGTTTCAGTTCGCCATCGATCGCGGCGGCACTTTCACCGACGTCTTCGCCCGCTGCCCCGGCGGTCGCGTCCGCGTCCTCAAGCTGCTCTCCGAGGACCCCGGCTACGGAGACGCTCCCACCGAGGGCATCCGTCGCGTCCTGCAGGAGGTGCCGCCGCCGGATCCCCCCCGGGACCCTCTCGCgaaccccccccccgggaccccgcGGGACACCCCCCCGGCACACCTCCCGGGACAACCCGGACCCCGGCGGGACCCCCCCCACAACCCGTCTGggacccccgggacccccccgtAGGATCTCCTCAGGACCCTCCCCCTGAGTCCATCCCCCCGGGACCCCgcgggacccccccgggacACCCCCGGGATCCTCCAGGACCTCCCGGGACCATCCCCCTGAGACACTCCCCTGGGACACCCTGAACCCTGCCGGGACCaccccccagaacccccccgGGACACCCCAGGAtctccccaggacccccccccggacccccccccaagaccccagACCAGctctgtgtcccctcccagggctgggggtTGGGGCAGCCTGGTCTGGTCCGGACCCCCGACCACCCTGTGCAgggggggccgtggggctgggggtccgccgtggggctgggggtccaCGGTGGGGCGGTGGGCTGAGGCCTGGGGTGCCGGCAGGAGAGCGGGGTGGCGGTGCCGCGGGATCAACCCCTGGACGCCTCCGGCATCGAGTGGATCCGCATGGGCACCACGGTGGCCACCAACGCGCTGCTGGAACGCCGGGGCGAGCGCCTGGCCCTGCTGGTCACCCGTGGCTTCCGCGACCTCCTCCACATCGGCAGCCAAGCCCGTCCCCGCATCTTTGACCTGGTGAGGGCCGGCACCGCCGCGGCACCCGCACGGGCACGGGATTGGGGCGGCACATTCCTGTGGCCCATAACCTCTGGGATGGGGGTGCCACGTCTCCGTGTCCCGCACTCTCCGGGCTTGGGACAGCCCACCCCTGTGACCCGCAACCGCCTGCAACCGGGCTGGCACGTCCCCGTGACCGGCACCATCCAGGCTTGGGGCAACGTGTCCCCACGCGACCCACGCCATCCGGGCTCGGGCTGGCATGTCCCCGTGCGACTCGTGCCGTCCGAGCTCGGGGCATCGTGTCCCCGCGTGACCCGCGCCATCCCGTCTCGGTGGGGCCCGGCGCGTCCTTTGCCCGCCGCGGACGTCCTTGGCGGGGGCGGGAAGTGCCCGGATCCCGGGTGCCGCATCCCGTGAGCGCCGCTGGGCCCCCCGCCACGGCCCCgcgccagccccggccccgcgccaGCGCCCACGCGCCGCCCCGGCCGGCCGGGAGCCAGCGGCAACGCGGTGAGGCTGGTGTGTCCCCGAGCGGGCGGCGGGGTGTCCCGCAGTGGCCCCCCGGGTGACGTCCCCGTACCCTCCCCACGCAGGAGGTGGCGGTGCCCGAGGTGCTCTACGAGGAGGTGATCGAGGTGGACGAGCGGCTGATCCCGCACCAGCCCGGCTGCTGCCTCCCGGGGAAGGAGACCCTCCCGCTGCTCGAAGGTGGGGACCGCCGCCACGGCCGTGGGGAGGGCAGCCAGGCTCAGTGGGGTGGCATCCCCCTGTGACCCCTCCTGGGACCCTCCGGCTGTCCCCAGGCTCCACGGGGGCATCCCTGCTGGTGCAGCGGCCGCTGGAGCTGTCGGCGCTGCGGCGGGAGCTGGAGGGGGTGCTGGCCCGCGGCATCCGCAGCCTGGCCGTGCTGCTGCTCCATTCCTACGCGTGAgtcccggggtgggggggggcctgggggaacggggagggggggaccaCAGCCGGACCCCCACACCCGACACCGTCCTCGGTCTCCCCGGCAGCTGGCCCGGCCACGAGGAGCAGGTCGGGGCACTGGCGCGGGAGCTGGGTTTCCGGCACGTCTCCCTCTCGTCCGCGGTGGCGGCCATGGTACGGGCGGTGCCGAGGGGCTACACGGCCTGCGCCGATGCCTATCTCACCCCCTGCATCCACCGCTACCTGGAGAGCTTCCGCGCCGGCTTCGCCCACCAGCTGCAGGTGAGTGGGGCTGCCGGGACCCCCCGCATGGTCACCCATCCCGGTGGGACCTCCCCTGTGGACACCCATCCTGCCAGGACCCCCCCATGGCCATCCGTTCCACCGGGAACCCCCACGGGCACCATCCCACCGGGACCCTCCAGCAGCGCCCATCCCACCGGGATCCCCCCTGGGCGCCTATCCTGCCGGGACCCCCCGCGGCCACCCATCCCACGGGGCCCCCCACCCGCAGGAGGTGCCGGTGCTGTTCATGCGCTCGGACGGGGGGCTCACCCCCATGCAGCACTTCAGCGGGGCCCGCGCCATCCTCTCGGGCCCGGCCGGCGGCGTGGTGGGCTACGCCATGACCACCTACCGCCGCGAGGACGGGCAGCCTGTCATCGGCTTCGACATGGGAGGTGAGCGGGGCCAgggcggggggccggggtggggggtccGGCCGGGGCTGAGCCGCGCTCCCCAGGTACCTCGACGGACGTCAGCCGCTACGCCGGTGAGTACGAGCACGTCTTCGAGGCCAGCACCGCCGGCGTCAGCATCCAGGCGCCGCAGCTCGACATCAACACCGTGGCGGctggcggcggctcccggcTCTTCTTCAGGTGGGTGGGGGCTCttgggcacccatgggtgccccgGCCAGGGCATGATGGGACAAGGGGGCTCAGCCGAGCCTGGGTCCGGCCTGGCCGCGGCACAGCGGGCATGGCCGGGACCCTCCTGCTCCCGCCGGCATCTCCCCTCCAGGTCCGGGCTCTTTGTGGTCGGCCCTGAGTCGGCGGGCGCCCACCCCGGTCCAGCCTGCTACCGCAAGGGTGAGTGGCCGCGGTGCCGGCGGGTGCCGTACCATGGTGCCACGCTCACCGTCCCCGTCTCGGCGCAGGGGGTCCGCTGACCGTCACCGACGCCAACCTCTGCCTGGGCCGCCTGCTCCCCGAGTACTTCCCCCGCATCTTTGGTCCAGGCGAGGACCAACCGCTGTGCCGGGAGACGGCGGCGCGGGCATTCCGGGACCTGGCCGCCCGCATCGACGCCTTCCTAGCCGGCACTGCCACCGGCGCCCGCCAACCGCTCTCGGTGGAGGAGGTGGCCATGGGCTTCGTGCGGGTGGCCAACGAGGCCATGTGCCGGCCCATCCGTGCCCTGACACAGGTGGGGTGGTCCCGgagcagggcggggggggctgcgggtgcCCGGTGACGCCGCTGGCGTCACCCCCCTTGTGTGTCCACCCCCACGCCAGGCTCGGGGCCACGACACCGCCCGCCACGTGCTGGCCTgctttgggggtgcaggggggcaGCACGCCTGTGCCATCGCCCGCGCCCTGGGCATGAGCAGGGTCTTCATCCACAAGTAGGTGCATggcggggtgggggagaggcTCCGTGGGGACCCCCCCTCTGCCGGAACCGCCGGATGAGGGGGCTGGTCCCACTGGggtgggagcagctgggggggtGTTGGGATGTTCCCAGCATCTGGGTAGATAGTGTGGGGTTGGGGGGCTCTGGCTTGCCCCCCCCACCAAGACAGATGCATTGCGTTTGGGAGTGTCCCAGTCCCTGGGTGGgtgtgttgggtttgggggtgcccCAGTCCCCAGGTGGATgaagggggtttgggggtgcccTGGTCCCCAGGGGGTTGGATTGGGTTTGGGGGTGTCCCAGGTCCCCAGGCTGGTGTGTTGGGTTTAGGGGTGCTCCCATCCCCGTTGGGAtgtgctgggtttgggggtgccCCTGGGCACAGGGTTTGGGGGTGCCCTGGTCCTCAGGTGGACGCACTGGATTTAGGGGTGTCCCAGGCCCCCAAATGGATgcactgggttttgggggtgctcctgggtgcagGATTTGGGGGTCCCATCCCCAGAAGGATGCACTGGGTCCCCCAAGTGAGGTGCATTTTGGGGGGTGCCCCTGTCCCCAGGTGGTTTCATTGGGTCTGGGGGtgcccgggggcgggggggggggtcacggtccccgggaggcggcggcgggcacgGCAGCGTCGCGGGTGGGCGTCGTGCAGGTACAGCGGGATCCTGTCGGCGTATGGGCTGGCGCTGGCGGACGTGGTGCACGAGGCGCAGGCCCCCTGCGCCCTCCGCTACGAGCCGGCCGCCTTCCCCCGGCTGGACGGGCGCATCGCCGCGCTGGAGCGGGAGTGCCGGGACGCGCTGCAGGCACAGGGCTTCACCGGGTGAGCCGTCAGGggtcccggggcggggggacgggAACGCCGGGATGATGCCGATGCCATTCCCCCTCGCTGATGGGGCTGCCCCGCAGGGAGCAGATCCGCACGGAGGCTTTCCTGCACCTGCGCTACGAAGGCACCGACTGCGCCCTGATGTGCTCGGCCAAGGGCCACCCTCCCACCTCGCACTCCTGCCGCTCCGGAGACTTCCACGCCGCCTTCACCAGCCGGTCCGTCCCGGCGCCGCCATCCCCGTCCCAGCACCGCGatccccatcccagtgctgcAAACCCTGTCACGGTGCCGCAATCCCCATCTCAACGCTGTGATCCCCGTCCCAGCGCTGCCATCCCCAACCCAGCACCACAATCCTCATCCTGGCACCATGTTCCCCATCCCAGCACCATGATCCCCGTCCTGGCACCACAATCCCCATCACTGTGCCACAATCCTTGTCCCAGTGCTGCAATCCCCATCCCAGCACCACAATCCCCCATCCCAGCACCACGATCCCCGTCCTGGCACCGCAATCCCCATCCTACCACCATGATCCGTGTCCTGGCACTATGATTGCCGTCACTGCACCACGATCCTTGTCCCAGTGCTGcaacccccaccccagcaccatGATCTCCATCCCAGCACCACAATCCCCGTCCTGGCACCACGATCCCCATCCTGACACTGTGATCCCCGTCCCAGCATCGCCACACCAtgccggggggggccgggtgTCTCCCGGTCCCCCCTCGCCGCAGCTGGCGCCCACTCCCACCGCGCAGGTACATGGTGGAGTTCGGCTTCACCATCCCCGACCGCCCCGTGGTGGTGGACGACGTGCGGGTGCGCGGCACCGGCAGCAGCGGCATCAGCTGCGAGACCCCCCTGGCCCCCAGCGGGAAACCAGCCCGCGTGGAGACGGTGAGGGCAgggagggtctgggggggcccaggggggtcccagggcagcaggggaTGACCcggcgtggggctgggggctcggGCTGGGTCCTGCAGGTGACACAGTGCTACTTCGAGGAGGGGTACCTGGAGACGCCGGTGTtcctgctggaggagctggccTGCGACCACACCGTCCCTGGCCCCGCCATCATCATTGACAAGAACAGGTAGGGACCCCGGGGTGACAGTGGGGACCCCTGGGTGACAGCGGAGCCCTGGGGGGCTGGCAGAGACCCTGGGGCGATGGCAGGGACCCCAGGATGACAGTGGGACCctggggggctggtggggaccCCAGGGTGACAGCAGGACCCCAGGGGACTAGCAGGGACCCCAGGGTGACAGTGAGACCCTGGGGGCTGGCGGGGACCCCAGGGTGACAGCAGGACCCCAAGGAGCTGGCAGGGACCCTGGTGAGACGGCAGGGACCCCAAAAAGCTGGTGGGACCACAGGGAGCTGGTGGGGACCCCGAGGAGCCAGTGGGAACCCCACGAAGCCAGCAGGGATCCTGGGGAGCTGTCGGGGACCCCGGGAAGCCCCGCGCCCCTCCAGCTCCTGGTGCCACCGCCTGTCTCCCCCAGCACCATCGTGGTGGAGCCGGGCTGCACCGCCAGCCTCACCCGCTTCGGCGACATCTGCATCGCCGTCGGCTCGGGGTCCCCGCGCCCTGTCGGCCCCCAGCTCGATGCCGTCCAGCTCTCCATCTTCTCCCACCGCTTCATGAGCATcgcaggtgggggggggctgccccccagccttgcctggggcagggggatgtgGTGGCTGGGGTTTGCCGGGGATGGGGGACGGGACGAGGGGGGCTCTGTGGGGCAGGGACCCCCTCGTGAGGGTCTGCcgcgttccccccccccgcagagCAGATGGGCCGGATCCTGCAGCGGACGGCCATCTCCACCAACATCAAGGAGCGGCTGGACTTCTCCTGCGCGCTCTTCGGGCCGGACGGGGGGCTGGTGTCCAATGCCCCCCACATCCCCGTCCACCTGGGCGCCATGCAGGAGACCGTCCAGTTCCAGGTAGGAGAGTCCCTGGGGAACCCCCCTGctccgggaccccccccccacccggggACCCACTCAGCCCTTCCTGGTGCCGCTGCAGATCCGCAACCTGGGTGAGGACCTGCGGGAGGGGGACGTCATCCTGAGCAACCACCCCTGCGCGGGGGGCAGCCACCTGCCCGACCTCACTGTCATCACTCCCGTGAGTGAGGGCCGGGGGCGCGGGACCCCCACCCTGGGACACCCCCGGGGTGCAGGACCCCCCGCCAAGACACCGGCTCAGCACCAGGCTCTCTGCAGGTCTTCTGGCCGGGCATCCCCAAGCCCGTCTTCTTCGTGGCCAGCCGCGGGCACCATGCGGACATCGGGGGCATCACCCCCGGCTCCATGCCCCCCCACTCCAAGGCGCTGCGTGAGGAGGGGGCCGTCTTCATCTCCTTCAAGCTGGTGAAGGACGGTGTCTTCCAGGAGGAGGGTGGGTCTGCGCCGGGATGGTGGGGATGCGGTGGGGGTGTGGTGGAGACGGCAGGGATGGTGAGGATGGTGGGGACACGGTGGGGATGGTGAGGACGGTAGTGATAAGGTGAGGATGGTGGGAATGTGGCCGGGGCAGTGGGGATGCACTGGTGATGGTGAGGATGTCGGTGATGGTGGAGACATGGTGTGGACAGCGAGGACATGGTGGGGATGTGCTAGGGACATGGTGGGGATATGGTGTGAACGTGATGGGGATGATGAGGACGTCGGGGATGTGGTAGGGATGGTGAGGATGTGGTGGGGGCAGTGGGAACACGGTGAGGATGGTGGGGATGCAGTCGGGATGGCAGGGACGGCAGGGATGCAGTGGGAACAGGGTGAGGACGGTGGATTGCGGTGGGGACGCACTGAGGACAGCAGGGACATGGTGGGAATGGCAGGGACGTGGTGGGGACAGGTTGGGGATGGCAGGAACACGGTGGGGATGgtggggacatggtggggaTGGCGGGGACATGGTGGGGACATGTTGGGGACGGCAGGGACATGGTGGGGATGGCAGGGACGCAGTGGGGCTGGGCACCCTCTGCCCCGCCGCCACTCACTCGTCCCCCGCAGCGGTGACGGAGGCCCTGATGGCGCCGGGCCGTGTCCCCGGCTGCAGCGGGACCCGGAACCTGCAGGACAACCTGTCGGACCTGCGTGCCCAGGTGGCCGCCAACCAGAAAGGGATCCAGCTGGTCACTGAGCTCATCCGCTTCTATGGCCTCCCCGTCGTCCAGGCGTACATGGCCCACATCCAGGTGGGACCCGCCAgaccccccggcccccccggtccccccagccccgccgtgACGCCCGCCGTCCCCAGGCCAACGCCGAGGTGGCCGTGCGGGAGATGCTGAAGGGTTTCGCCGCGCGTTGGGGCACCGCGGTGGAAGCCGAGGACTGCATGGACGACGGTTCGCCCATCCAGCTGCGGGTGCAAGTGGATCCCCGGGAGGTGAGCAGGCAGACCCGGGACATGGgacatccccccacccccaagatGGGGTTTGGGGGAACGGCCCCGGGATGGGATGCGGGGCCACCCCTCGTCCCCGCTGTCCCCACAGG belongs to Haliaeetus albicilla chromosome 3, bHalAlb1.1, whole genome shotgun sequence and includes:
- the OPLAH gene encoding 5-oxoprolinase, with the translated sequence MAAAAAAGPGGFQFAIDRGGTFTDVFARCPGGRVRVLKLLSEDPGYGDAPTEGIRRVLQEESGVAVPRDQPLDASGIEWIRMGTTVATNALLERRGERLALLVTRGFRDLLHIGSQARPRIFDLEVAVPEVLYEEVIEVDERLIPHQPGCCLPGKETLPLLEGSTGASLLVQRPLELSALRRELEGVLARGIRSLAVLLLHSYAWPGHEEQVGALARELGFRHVSLSSAVAAMVRAVPRGYTACADAYLTPCIHRYLESFRAGFAHQLQEVPVLFMRSDGGLTPMQHFSGARAILSGPAGGVVGYAMTTYRREDGQPVIGFDMGGTSTDVSRYAGEYEHVFEASTAGVSIQAPQLDINTVAAGGGSRLFFRSGLFVVGPESAGAHPGPACYRKGGPLTVTDANLCLGRLLPEYFPRIFGPGEDQPLCRETAARAFRDLAARIDAFLAGTATGARQPLSVEEVAMGFVRVANEAMCRPIRALTQARGHDTARHVLACFGGAGGQHACAIARALGMSRVFIHKYSGILSAYGLALADVVHEAQAPCALRYEPAAFPRLDGRIAALERECRDALQAQGFTGEQIRTEAFLHLRYEGTDCALMCSAKGHPPTSHSCRSGDFHAAFTSRYMVEFGFTIPDRPVVVDDVRVRGTGSSGISCETPLAPSGKPARVETVTQCYFEEGYLETPVFLLEELACDHTVPGPAIIIDKNSTIVVEPGCTASLTRFGDICIAVGSGSPRPVGPQLDAVQLSIFSHRFMSIAEQMGRILQRTAISTNIKERLDFSCALFGPDGGLVSNAPHIPVHLGAMQETVQFQIRNLGEDLREGDVILSNHPCAGGSHLPDLTVITPVFWPGIPKPVFFVASRGHHADIGGITPGSMPPHSKALREEGAVFISFKLVKDGVFQEEAVTEALMAPGRVPGCSGTRNLQDNLSDLRAQVAANQKGIQLVTELIRFYGLPVVQAYMAHIQANAEVAVREMLKGFAARWGTAVEAEDCMDDGSPIQLRVQVDPREGSAVFDFSGSGPEVYGNCNAPRAITLSALIYCLRCMVGQDIPLNQGCLAPVRVVIPKGSILDPSPEAAVVGGNVLTSQRVVDVIFKAFGVCAASQGCMNNVTFGNERVGYYETVAGGAGAGPRWHGRSGVHTHMTNTRITDPEILEQRYPVVLQRFELRRGSGGAGRCRGGDGVIRELLFREDMVLSVLSERRAVRPYGLRGGSPGAPGLNLLLRCDGRTINLGAKTSVPVEPGDVFRLQTPGGGGFGSPGEGGDPEEAAEPPAPRSFAERGSVFEYRRAQEAV
- the EXOSC4 gene encoding exosome complex component RRP41, whose protein sequence is MAAPELLSDEGYRADGRRPAELRKIRARMGVFAQADGSAYIEQGNTKALAVVYGPHEMRGSRSKALPDRALVNCQYSVATFGTGERRRRPRGDRQTGELALQLQQTFEAAILTQLHPRSQIDIYVQILQADGGNYCAGVNAATLAVMDAGIPMRDYVCACSAGLAEDTPLADLSSPEEAVGGPRLVLALLPASGQIALLQLSARLHQERLEAVLEAAGQACRALHAVLDRVVRERLREVTALLGD